A region of the Salvia splendens isolate huo1 chromosome 11, SspV2, whole genome shotgun sequence genome:
tttgtttgtagtttCTGTGGACACCCTATGCAGACTGTATCCTCCCTGAGTACTGCATTGATTCGACTGCATCCTACTTGTGCGATACTTATTTGGTGTGCTGGTCATTTGTCGAGGCACACGAGGCTGGACGCGTTTGTCGACAATTTAACCGCTACCAGCGTATTCCTCAGTACTGTGATAGGATGCTACATAGCTCCGGCCATTTGAGTAAAAGTCACCGCCATTTGAGTAAAATTCGGTTACAAATATAAACGAATACCAAATATAAACCGTATTATGAAACAAA
Encoded here:
- the LOC121754872 gene encoding serine/threonine-protein phosphatase 7 long form homolog, with the protein product MHTPYTPCGAKWHGVTEIGNAPRHSVAHYRDQLSLIRPGQFLWTPYADCILPEYCIDSTASYLCDTYLVCWSFVEAHEAGRVCRQFNRYQRIPQYCDRMLHSSGHLSKSHRHLSKIRLQI